The segment GTGTGGAATGAGTTAAGTGGATATAAAGAATGAACACTGGATGTTAAGGCTTTATAAATAAACGAAAAGTACCAAGAAGTAGTTCCCTTTAAAATGGCTAAATACCGGAGAAGGTGATGAGAATGACAGAAGCACGAGGCTGCGTAAAGTCAGTGTTTACAGGTTAAACATCCCTTATTGACTTAAGAATGAGATTAAAAATGACATGCCAACAAATCTGTACAAATAGTAAAAatccatacatttttttttccaacaatgtATGAAATAGTATATAACATTGTAGAACTAAATTATCATTTTGCAAATTTTCTCAGTGTGCAGTGAGGAAAAATTAGGCGTATTTGTTTACCTTGCTAATAAACAACAGCagcaaacaaatacaaaaaatgttacaataccctCCATTATAAAACATGAAACGAGCAATTTAGTAAAAGCATTCAGCAGGTCAGATTACTTGTTAAATTGTTATTAATTTGATTATACCTGACACTGTATTTGCTTCAcgatttccatttaaatttaccacctaatataattttaaagacAGATGTTTAACATAAAACCGCATAACTATATAATTCAGAGATGTTTAATGGAATATGCACACTGCCTACACTTTGACAATCTTTGTCTGCATCTTTATTCACTGCCTGCTAAGCCCTAGTTTACTAAGTTTATCAGTGCTGGTTTTGTGGAGACATTACTACATTTAACACTGGGACAACAACATGCAGTCTCTTGAGTCCTAATTAGTCAGCGCTGTGTAGCATGGTAAATGCTTCAATTGTTAactcatttgttttattaagattatagagttcagttttattccttagtTCTATTAAGTTAAGCACTTATAATCTGAACAGTGGTTGACTTCAATTATCTCTTGCTTATCCATAATGAGTCTGATCCCTCTCATTGCTTCTTTCTCTTGTCATCACAAGAAGTTTTTCCTCAATACCATGTCTTCTGCTTGCTTATTTTGGATAAatgtaagtaaaaatatatcTGTAACTTTTTATACTTGTGTAAAACTGCTATGTAATAATAGCCACCGTTAAAggcaatatataaataataagtatTGACATGTCTTGTAAGATAAAGTAAGTTCCCTTTCAGTCGActcactcggtacaacacataaCATATGGGATATCACaccctctcgtgtcctggctaAAGCTACCTATATTCACGCCGTAAAAGCAGtcaaacctgtggtgacgtagaTGTAGCCACGTCTATACCTATAAGCTATCGTGATGGTGACACGGTTGACTCTTAGTTTGAAAGCCGCTCTTCGCAGAGCCAAGCTAAGAGGCGGGGAagcaatgtgttgtacctcgGTCCTCTCCCTCAGGGAACAAAgggttatagtcataaccattcgaTTTGACTGTAGCATTGAacaattttatgtattttatttaaagtattattTTGGTGTATAGGATAATCATCCTATGATCTAGTACTGGTATGGACAACCTTACATATGCTGTCATTTTTCATTAGCATGTACAGGATAAACATTCCTTGCATTCTTTACAGTAGATGCCTATGTGTGATCAGCAACATGATACACAAGAAAGCATAAACTTTCTAATGAAAATTTAAGCCTGAAAATGCCGGATTAGTCCTAAATATCCACAACATGCACGCTCCTTTTCCCCTACACTAATTACACAGAGCTCATTTTAACTCAGCTCATTTGCACTGATGAAGCTTTTAAATCCAGAGACTGCTTAGCCTCCATTGTGTTCTCAGTGGACGAGTGTTACTATAACAGCAGAGCTGGTGTATGGGTGCTGGAGTTTCTATGGCATTCAGCAGGAGGAGCTTTCTAAAGCCACACCAAGGGAGTGAGAATGTGGAGCAACACTACCTGCGTTACACTGCAGGAAAAACCAGCCACACGAATTCCTGCGGTTTAGTTAAAATTATCTTGCAACATAAGCATCATTATGACCAAGCAGAAAGATAAAGCGTGTCACAATGCATAAAGTATTTCAGTCTGCTGTCTAACAACGGAACGCCGACTAAAGTGGTCAAAGAGTACTGCTTGCCTTGGGTTGTACAATAGATATGTTTATAAACTGTCAGATACTTCCTTCATCATCAGGCAAAACTCACCCTAATATTTTAATGGACAAGCTTGTCTGGTTTACATTAATGACACGTCTCCAATAATGGTGATTCATAACAGCAGCTTAGGACTTGAAGATgaagaattgttttaaataatcgCATTAAATTCAGCAGAAGAAAGACAATCAAGCTTTTTTCTGTCTACAAGTTTGCTAATTCACTGAGTCCTGGAGAAACAGAAACTTCTTTGTAAACCGTCTTCATAAATTCTGATAAATCAAAAATAAGGAGCCTCAACCTGGCAACCCTTAAGTGAAGTAAGGCATCATTCAAGCACTGTGAAAACTTGCGACAAAAGTAATAATGCGAGATGGGCAAACAAGGTGGGGCTTCCAGAAAGTGCCAATTAATACAGAAATGTTAAAAACACCCACATTTAAATCCGTCAGTCATTCCCCATTTATATGGTGATTGACTCAGCTGctggttttattataaaaaaaagaaaacagcttcTTTGAGTAaccttctttttacttttttttttgagtgacaGCTTGTTGGAATGTACTGTAAAGTTAAAATGCAGAGCTCTACACAAAATGTGTAAAGGGCTGGCAAGTCTGTGAAGGCTGCCCTAAAACAACTTCctcaaaactttatttaaaaccaaaattgagtaaaaaaaacttgGTTATGAGGGTTGTCATTTAATTCCAATTAATGTGATATTGTCAAAAaggaatattaatatttattttgaaaatcaTGATAAATATACTCTATTGTATAGGCCAGTAAAAATCACACCTGCTTCACACATTTGTCTCGTTGTTGATGCAACTAATTTTATGACACTGTTATCCTAAAGAGCACAACCTTGCCCAAATCCATTTCAACATAAAGTGCTTCGGTTACCCTTTTACACAAGGGCTTTGACATACAGATCCACAGAGActgagcacaaacacacactaacaagtgCTCTTGGGAAGCCACTCACCTGGCCTAGTTTTGCATAGAgactttgatatactgtaggGGAAAACACTGATGTGACGTAATCTCCATGGGgtcagtgataaaaaaaacaggtttttttttttatcaacagtGTAGCAGCTACAAGTGAAGGTTGATGTGAAACCTGGCACGCCCATATGCAAAGAAAGCTCTAAAACCAATGGTGATGAAAACTCTCTTCTAACCCCCCTGTTCTTACACAGTGTATCTGTTGAGGGTTGAGTAATAAGATACACTCTTTGTGGTCTGTGGGGGTGATTGCCTGTCACGCTGGGGGAGGATATAAAACAAGTAGCTTAATTCGAGAACAAGAGCGGAGCCATCGTCATTAGATTTAATGGAAAGAACACCAAAGAGTTCAGGACGCAACGTTACATCTTGAAATGACACATTTTATGCCAGGATGATGTGTACAGAAGTGCCATGCCTTCAGCAGCGACTCCACATGCTGCTCTTATAGAGTCATAAATACTGACAGAAACTGACAGGAAAAATGTAGCAAACTATAAACAAACTCAAGGCTGCTGTCAGCAAATGGCATTATTGCACGTCTGTatacacacaaaacaacacacacacacttatcacaGGTACTTGACTCCCTTCGTGGAAAGAACACTCCCCCATGGCACTTTCCATACAAAGTATTCACAGCAAACCACTGTTTTCCATGACTACTCAGAGCGAACACAGAGTCACACCTTCATGTCAGGttgtttaaagaaatgtttaatcTGCCATTTAgatcttttaaacttttatcaaTCAATTCTTTTGAACAATATGAGGATTTAAATACTGATTTGCAATCGCTTTATACTTATCTTTATATTCAAAGTATCTAGAACTAGATCTAGCACGCGTGACATGAAACGTATAACAGTGTGATAAAAATCagcggaaaaaaacaaacagacaaaagacataaataaataaaaacatgaataaatcaaaatgtatcACACAACGTTCTCTCTTTCTGCTCAATGAATAGTTACTTAGTTTCCTTGTGCATCACTCAAATGCTAACTTATGGTTCTGCTCTGccattaagttttaaaaaaaaaagttctgaggATAAATTTTAAGCATAAATAAGCTTAACATAAACAAGCTTAGCTTTGCAATTGAGGCAACTCAGAGGTCAAACTTAACTGAGAGaccagaaataaaacacaatgtatCAAAACACTATTTTTTCTCTCCAAAGATACCAAGAACATTATCACAGCACAAGCTTGCTCTTTACTTGCTTGGATAATGCACGATCTTctcagaaataaatgttgagGTTTATTCATGGTGATGTGTTTTACCTACCGCTGGTTTAGGTCTGGAATCTGCCACCAAATTAGCAAAGATGTCCTCGTCACAGATTTGGTTGATAACGTGGGCATCGTAGGCCACCGTGATAGACACTTCCTCCATCATCTTGCCGGCGCTTGAATGAAAGCGACAGCGTGTAAGCCAGGAAAGAAGAGCACAAGAGTGAGAGCAAAATGAGAGAGGATGGAGAACTGCTGCTAGCTCTGTCAGTGCTGAACAGCTCACGCGTCCTTTCCTAAGCAGCAGATCCTGCCCCTGAAGGCGGGAGGAGATGagtagtttctctctctctcttgctctctctctcgctctgtcatgcacactctcATACAGACACACCCCCTTTCAACCTTCCCAGGTAGGCAGGGGGTTTCTGAAGCCAAGTATGGGGATCAAGTGTCTCTGTGATATCCTCCAACAAGCAGACACAAATGCCCCCTTTCTCTTCTTGTCCtcgttctgtaaaaaaaatgaggTGTCCTTCCTGGGTTCGTTTACACAGAGCTCACTTTTATCCCATAGTCCTCAGCAGGTAAGCTCACTCGCTTTCAGAGAGGGTCAGAATGTGGAAAAGAGAGGGAAACGCAAGACTGATagacagaggaagaggaggggaAGTGTGGGTTATGTCAGACACAGACCACAATGACTCAGTAACTCTCATGCAAATGCTCCACTTTAATATATGTACGTGCAGCAGTAAGCTCTCAAAACTTGTCCCTTTAGTGCTCGATATCTCTTTATCCCTCCTGAGATCTTACAGTCCACGGTACTCCATCCTGTGAGAAAATCCCACAGTTAGCATAACAACTCTTTCCTGAAGTTATCACATCCACAATTCCAGTCAGGCTGAGTCAGAGCTGCATTCAATCCTCCAGCGAAAGCAGTGTCTTGTTGCTGCTTTACCCCAGAAATCTTTCATGTGAAGACACTGTAACGTTTCCTAAAGTTGGGACGGGAATAAGTCAGATGGCTTTGCTTTTCTCTCGCCTGTTCATGAAGGTGCCAGTGAATTCCTTTACAGTGTAAGCTGATTAGGCGGCAAGTTGATCCTTTCTTAAATATGCCAAGTTTCCTAAGAGAAAGAACGCTTCTACATGGGGGGATTTACTCCACCCTTAGGATCTTTAATCACTGTGTGCAGCCCCCCAGAGAGGTTGTGTGCATACAGAAAAGTGCTGATATGAACAAACACTATAAGGCTTCCTGCACACAAACAAGCCACTCTCTTACACTCTCATCTTTTGCCACCAACACACAAATACTCTCATCTAAACCGGAAGCTTAAGCAGCTGAAGCATCTCTGATAAAACATCACAAGCGTTAGTACAAACCAACGTATAACCAGGGTATATGATGCACCACAGGATGAGGAGAAACGTTTGAAAATAAGCAAAGTGTCATCTCACAGCTCCTCCTTATGAGCTGCTCTGTCCCTCACATCCACTCTCACTTTGAGTCAGGCGCCTCACACAGGCCAAACCTTCTGTAAAGCTGTTGACAAATGGATAAGAGATGATGTTTTCCCACACACATGTATGACACAGCAAACACGGCCAGTATTTCCAGTGACAAGGTTGAGGATGGTTCAAGATCCTGAAATTCTGCTTAGCTTCATGTTTCAAAAATGCGTCTAAAGATGAGACGTTACGTTTGTATTTTCCGTGTCCTCTAATTCCCCAGAGATAAAAGGACGGAGTCAAGGGctggacagatttttttccctgatgacATGCGCACAGTCCTGAGCTGATTTGTTTAGTATGCACAGGAGTGGTTTGAAAAAGTCAAGGTCCACACCTATGAAAATGACGCTGCACAAGACAAGGTGTGGTAAAGCATGAGGAAATAAAAGAGGCTTAAAGTATAACAGATGGAAAAATAACTATTTCGCCGCAgtctctgataaaaaaaaaacaaaaaaaaaaacgcggcAAATGAACCTCACATGTGCTGACTCATTTTGAACAAGCAGATCGATGCACCTGTTTGCATCCCAGTGCTCAGGTGTACTTATTTCCTTATGCCGGGATTTCACCTTCCCATGGTCCTAAAGCCTACCAGGTTATTCCACAATCAGGAGTAATTATAAGGTGAGTGTCTCACAGTTTGAGAAAATCAACATGTTTTGTGTAATATAAGGCATGTTCTGACAGCATTCATTTTACAACGACTGCAGGTgtcattttattctttacatgTGCTTCGGTCCCcccttcacaaaaaaaaaaaaaacagcaaaaagttTGTTAATTATATCTAACTTAAAGGTTTTATCTAATTCATTGTTAAGCCCTGTTGCGAAAAACATCTCTGCAACTTCTACAAGAAGTTATTGCTTCACGCTGCTTTGTGTTGAAATGTGTTTTCCAACTGTTTCTATATGATTTtcattttagttatttatattcAGAGAATTTTTAATGTGATGAAAGCTTTGGAAAAGTCTCAAACATATTTGCTGTGAAAATTACCACTGCATATCTCGGTTATTCCGGTGCTTACTGGAAGCCTATTATCAGAAACATCAAAAGAGTGCAATTCCACAAGATAAAAGAATTATCTACACCATAtacaaaaatgctttatttcaATAATGATATGCTATAGAATAGCTAGAGCTTATAGCTCAAAGCCTTACCTTGTACTGACATATGACACAGGATTATCAATCGGTCAAATAATCAGATCATATCACAGGGCGTGGGGATAACAAgctattaaaatgtgttttgtcgtatattttaacaataaagaaaacacaatgTGTTACAGACACCACAAAGATATGAAGCCTGCCTTAAAGGTGATATTGTTCAACAATTGTTTTACTGCCATGTTAAAGACAAAAGTGCCTCTATTCAGTGTTACTTTTAAAGCCACACTTTCCAAACACGTACAGAAACACTTGGCTAAAATGCCAGACTGCCATTGTACACTTCTGAATATCCAGGCCACGTGATTAACAGGCCACCTTGTCCTGACTGATTCAGTGATGGAGATCACAATTTCTCCTCTGAGCAGATATCGCATTAGAAATGTAACCagaaacacacatttaaacctGCACTTAAGTAATGCTACATGTCTGCTTTAAATGTCTTCTGTATTTAACATTGCAGCTTAAACAGAGTTGAGCAACTACACAGGAAATCCTGCTGATAGTGATAGTGACAGTGGGCGTgtgagtaagaaaaaaaaaagaagtagtaACAACGATGTTCAAGTATGAGTGGGACTAAAACATAAATAAGGGGAAAGAGGCAAGAAGCAGTGAGGGATAAGAAACTATTAAGGCAGTATTATTGCCAtcagttttctttttcacagaACTTATAAAACTGATAAAAACTACATTTCAAGATGTGTTAATGAATATGAAGTAGAAACTGATAAGAGCAGCGAGAGCACGTCTCACATAAAGCATTAGATGTGGTAAAACTGTGCATTTCTCATAGCAAGGTGTAAGTGTTGTTTCTTTAACATCAAGCAACTTCTACAGAGTAAAAATACTTTGGCAAAATAGTGGCAGATGCAAATGCAATACCCGTTTATTTCTCAGAATATATTCTCCAGAATCATaactaaataatataataataattcataagcaatgttaaagcaaaaacaaaacgtGTGTATTAAATGCATGTATTAAATTGGTATTTGCCTACAATTTAGcttcttctatactgcttatcctgctACAGGGTCATGAGAGCCTCTCAAGAGACTCGCAAGAGGGGGGGtacaatctattgcagggcatacactcactcactatggGTCATTGGGAAATgcctgtgggagaaaacccacaaaacactgagagaacatgcagactccacgcacacagacccgaggcctgctaaccactacaccaccatactggaccaattcaattcaatttatctcacctttttcacacTTATAACAATGGCCATTATCATTAAACAATTTTACAGAATcaagaaattatggaaatgagtttGAAAGGGAGGAggaagtatatataaatataattaatcaaattgtccctgatgaacaaacCGAGtgcaacagtggcaagaaaaatcTCCCTGTTATTACAATAGGACGACACCTTGAGGGGatccagacttaacagggaatcCTCATTTGTGTGATAGACAGCAGGGTTTGATTTGCGGTCATTTTAGTCCACCTTTTCTGTTGGAGGCTTAGGTACAAAACTATTTTAGCAAAGCTATTAAGCTTAATAATAGCAGAGCTATTaagcaactgcagtcacaagtcatcTAAAAACAACTGCCTACACCAGCCAAGTCCAAAACCATCTTCCTGGTCAAGTGgaactgtccccagtcaccacacacatcccaggcagaccacatgggCCCATCCTCGGCAGAAAGCCAGGAACCTCCATGTGCAGAGAACTAAAGTATtagtttattaacagcaaaacatACATGTGTTCATTCTTTAAATTCAAGATGGAACAGGTCAGAGAAGTTGTTTAGTCCtcaattaaatattacatagcACTGTAACGACTATATCAACATGACGTAATGTCAGGCACTTACTCAAACTTTAACAATGCATGATTTTAAACGCAGCCACATGTTTTTTCTCAACATTTCAATatagtggagaaaaaaaaagacattcttTAGTGTTACTTGTTTAGTATTATATTAGACATCGCATTTATCCAGATTATTTAATGGTGGAGAAATAGCGAGCTATATTAAATAATAGGCTAATGGTTTGTAAGCTGTAATGGTTTATGGAAATGATGTTGCCATAACAAATAATGGTCTCATGTTGCTCTCCCTGATAATGAGGATGTTAAATTAGAAGTTAAACATTATTAGTACTGAAAAAGTCTGGTGTCATCAATTCTCTAGTAATTTAGATCTGCTTCAATGTAAGTATTGCACATGATTACAAGTAATCTTCAGTGTCAGCAACCCATTTCCTTATCCAGTTCAATGCGCTGAGCATCTGTAAGCCATACAGATGACTTTAGTCATGGCAGACATTTAGGACTCCACTAATTTCCCCTCATGGCTGAAATATTGCTGAAATATAAGTGTAATGGCACGGGAGCAAGTGGCTGTGAAAGAAAATAATAGAACCTCAAAAAACTGATAATGACCTTTCCATTTATTCCCATGGCTTTCACATGAAGATTTTAAAGAGATGTCAGTGTGCCTGAGTGTAGACGAGTAATAATGAGAATGAGATTTGGGAAATAGATCCTACCTTGATGTTGCAGGCTTGCTCCATGAGTCTGCGAGCATTTTCAGCTGCTCTGTAGCGTTTGGGGAGCTGAACCCGGAAAAACTTGAGAGCACCCTCAAAGTCAGCTTGAAGCAGGTCTTCCTTAGAGGTCTGTATTTagcgagagaaagaaagagagagacagaggaaccTATTAAATATTTCAGTAAGAAATGTAGTAATTGTTTTAAGTCACCATTCTGCAGAACAGGCAGATCTACTAGTGATGAGATGAAGTGCTGCTTTCACAAGAAATGGAGATCAGGGCTTACTGATACACTAACATACAGAATTAAAACTGTATGGGCAAAATCAACATGAACCCAATAAATTGTAACTGGGATGGGCAAAACAGGTATACTGCATGTGTATTTAAGCCACAAATAAACCGAATTCAGCTCAATATTAACTctataaatatgtttataaatgaATACACCAATTTCAAAGCCACAAATAACAAGTTCATTTTAGTCAGCAATTTGTCCTGGTCAGGGTAAGAGAGGTTCAGGAGAAAAGTACCTGATGCAAAAAGAAACTGATTCAAAAAAGCATTGACATCAGTTAGACAAATTCACTCCAAATAAATTGGTTTCTGGGATCTTAATTACTTAAATCTAATGTACATCTGAATATCTGAGGCCTCGTCCCCATGTACATTACActtgtattttttccttttcaatctcaaaaaaagaaaaacaacaaaccttTGTCCACATGGAAACCCAGAAGAAGACAGTTAAAACCAGCAGGTGGCAATAAAACCCTAAACCTAAAGCCATGTTTGCCAACCAGaaacctaaaaaaaagttttccatGCTCTGATGGGAAACATAGGCGATGCAGCACATGCAATATACTTGcccttacaaaaaaacaaaacaaaaaaaacaccaccacataTTAGGTCTGAATCcctacataaacaaccaaaatTTTCCCAAAGTCCTAACACACTTTGCCTTTAGAGATTTTCAATTTATCACTTATTATCCCAA is part of the Clarias gariepinus isolate MV-2021 ecotype Netherlands chromosome 15, CGAR_prim_01v2, whole genome shotgun sequence genome and harbors:
- the rabgap1l gene encoding uncharacterized protein rabgap1l isoform X7, yielding MMEEVSITVAYDAHVINQICDEDIFANLVADSRPKPAVPTKKLKKFEKEYQAFRESQLQQEDPIDRYQFRPA